The segment AATGTAGATATAGCAATATTGTGTATTTTTGTGGAGAATAAATCTTTTCTATTAATTGTAATAAAAAATATAATCATGAGTTTAATTAATGAGATCGTAAAGCGTGCACAAGCAAAGCGTCAACGTATCGTCCTACCAGAAGGTACAGAAGAACGTACGCTTAAAGCTGCTAATCAGGTTATAACTGATGGTATTGCTGATCTAATTCTTCTAGGTGATTCTGATGAGATTCACGCATTGTCAAAAAAATGGGGTTTAGGTAATATTGATAAAGCAACTATTATTGATCCCAAAAACTCTCCTAAGAAAGAAGAGTACGCTCAGTTACTTTGTGAGTTGCGTAAGAAAAAAGGTATGACTATAGAAGAGGCTCGTGAAAAAGTGCTTGATCCTCTTTATTATGGTTGCTTAATGATAAAGAATGGTGATGCTGATGGACAGTTGGCTGGTGCTCGAAACACAACTGGTAATGTACTTCGCCCTGCACTACAAATTATAAAGACTGCTCCTGGTATAAGTACTGTTTCTGGCGCGATGTTACTTCTAACTAAAGCTCCAGATTATGGTAAAAATGGTCTATTGTTGATGAGTGATGTTGCCGTAACTCCAGATCCAACAGCAGAACAATTAGCAGAAATTGCTATAACTACAGCAGAAACAGCTAAAGTAGTAGGTTGTATAGATGAGCCTAAAGTTGCTTTATTAAGCTTTTCTACTAAAGGTTCAGCAAAAAGTGAAGCTGTAGATAAAGTGGTTGAAGCAGTAAAACTAGCTAAAGCGAAAGCACCCCATATTCAACTAGACGGCGAGTTGCAAGCTGATGCGGCTTTAGTTCCATCAATTGGAGAAAGTAAAGCTCCAGGGTCTATAATAGCTGGTCATGCGAATGTTTTAATAGCTCCAAATCTTGAAGTAGGAAATATATCATATAAGTTGGTACAACGTTTAGGGAATGCTGAAGCAGTTGGTCCTATTTTACAAGGTATTGCTTCACCAGTTAATGATCTTTCAAGAGGTTGTTCTATTAGCGATATTTATACGATGGTAGCTATTACTGCAAATCAAGCTATTGCAGCTAATAATAAAAAATAACTAACCTTATAAATACAAATACTATAACATGAAGATTTTAGTGTTGAACTGTGGAAGTTCATCGATTAAGTACAAACTGTTTGATATGAGCAATGCTTCAGTAGCAGCTCAAGGGGGAATTGAAAAAATAGGACTTCCTGGTTCTTTTTTGAAGTTTACATTACCATCAGGAGAAAAAGTAGTATTAGAGAAAGCGATACCAGAACATACCATTGGTATTGAGTTTATTCTTGAAACATTAGTAGGCAAGGAGTATGGCTGTATTTCATCTTTAGATGAAATCAAAGCTGTGGGACATCGTATAGTACATGGAGGTGAAAAATTCAACCAATCTGTCATTATCAATGATGAAGTAATTCGTCAAGTTGAGCAATGTTCAGATTTAGCTCCTTTGCACAACCCAGCCAATCTGAAAGGTGTAGCTACAATTAGTAAATTATTACCAAAAATTTCACAAGTAGGAGTTTTTGATACTGCATTTCATCAATCTATGCCAAGACATGCATTTATGTATGCTCTACCTTATGAATATTATAAGAAATATAGTGTGCGTCGTTATGGTTTCCATGGTACAAGCCATCGTTATGTAAGTATGCGTGCGATTGAAACTTTAGGATTAGATCCTAAAAATAATAAAATCATAACTTGCCATATTGGTAACGGAGGCTCTATAACTGCTGTATTAAATGGAAAATCTGTTGATACATCAATGGGACTAACTCCTGTTGAAGGTTTGATGATGGGTACACGTTCTGGAGATATCGATGCTGGTGCATTAACATTCTTAATGGATAAAGAAAATCTTGATTCAGCTGGTGTTTCTTCACTTGTTAATAAGAAAAGTGGTATCTTAGGTATATCAGGGGTGTCTTCTGATATGCGTGAGATTGATGCTGCTGCTGATAGTGGCAACGATCGTGCTATTCTTGGTAAAGAAATGTATTTCTATAGAATTAAGAAATATATTGGAGCTTATGCTGCAGCTTTAGGTGGTGTAGACGCTATTATCTTTACTGGTGGAGTAGGTGAAAATTCTCCAGAATGTAGAGCAATTGCTTGTGATGGTTTACAATTCATAGGTGTTGAACTAGATGCAGAGAAGAATAAAGTAAGAGGTGATGAAAAGATTATCAGCTCAGATAATTCTAGAGTTAAAGTAGCTGTTATTCCTACAGATGAGGAATATATGATTGCTTTTGATACTAAGACTCTTTTAAACCTATAATATGGTTTTGTTTATAATATAACACAATGAATTCGTTTTGTTGTGATAAATAAGAAAAGCCCATCGAATTCGATGGGCTTTTTCATTAACTAACAATCTTATTAAACATGAAACTTATAATTACAAACTAGAATAGGTCAAATGCTACTTGAATATTAGCGATGTTTTGCATAGGATTCCACATAGCCATTGCAGATACTGGAAGTTTAAACTTACCAATATTCAACACTTTTGACGCAGTCATATTTACATTTACGATACCTGCTGTATCTCCATAGAAGTTAGCTTTTGTTCCTGAGTATTTGTCTAGAGCAAACGCTCCTGCAATACCAAAGTCTAAGTTAACAACATGGTGACGAAGTACAGGGCAGTCTAGAGAAACATAAGTAGAATATCTATTTTTTGTATTTAGATCAAAACCTCCTCTATCACGACCAAATAAAACAGTTGCCCAACTTATTTTTAAAGGAAATTTTCCTTGAAATTGATAAGCTACTGCTAAGTCTAGAAAGTGTCCTGTTTCTCTTGCACTATAATTAAATACTTTATCGTGATTCCAACCTGTTTCATTAGTAGAGAAATTATAAATATCCCATAAAGCTATGCTGAATCCAGCTTTTTCAAAGCTTACGTAATAATCAAATTCTCTATATACTCCGTTGAAACTAGCTGCACCCCATAAACCTGCTTTAAACATTTTGTTTTTATCAAATACATGAATATCAACATCTGCTAAAGCTGCATTAGTTACTTGTTGCCCTCTCAATAAGTGCATGTTTTTAACTTGTAGAGAGAAGTCGATTGGCGCATCTGTAAGCTCTTGAGAAAATCCAGGGATACAGAACAGAGCTAAAAGGAGTGTTAAAAAACAATATTTAGTTTTCATTGTCGTTTTGTGTTTAGATTAAATAATTGCATAATTAGTAAAAAGCATGTAAGTACCTACGGCAAGTAATGTACCTATGATAGGACCAACAATTGGTACCCATGCATAACCCCAGTCACTATCTCTTTTGCCTTTAATAGGTAGTAATGCGTGAGCGATACGAGGAGGAAGGTCACGAGCAGGGTTGATCGCATATCCAGTAGGACCACCTAATGACATACCAATGACAACGATTACCATAGCTACAGGGAAAGGGCCAGCTATTTTAGCTCCTCCTGCAAGGTATATACCCATAATAAGTACGTAAGTACCAATGGCTTCCGCTACACAGTTATAGAAGGGGCTTCTTATCTCTGGAGCTGTACAGAACACCCAAAGTTTTTTATCTGCACTTTCTTCTTTGTCAAAATGAGGTTTGTAGACTAAATAAACTAAGCATGCTCCTAAAAAACCACCAAGAAGTTGTGCTATAGTATATCCAATAACAGTGCTAATAGTTCCATCAAATAAGCCAGCCATATATAAGCCGAGAGTAACAACGGGGTTTAAGTGTCCACCCGAGTCACCTGCAACATAAGCGCCTACAAATACTGCTAGCCCCCATGCAAATGTTACTACTATCCAGCCAGCATTCTGACCTTTTGTTCCTTTTAATAAATTGTTTGCTACTACCCCGTCACCTAGGAGTATAAGCATTGCTGTCCCGAAAAATTCGAGAATAAATCTTGAGTCCATATTATTTATAGTATTAGATAGGTTAATCTTATTTTACCCAGTCTTGTGAACGGTAAATTGCTGCTGCCCATTTGCGTTTAGCTAACTGCATGTCGTGTTGAGCATCTGGTTCAAATGTGCTATCAACAGTCCATTGTTTTTTAACTTCATCAATATTTTCCCAGAAGCCTACAGCTAGACCAGCCAAATATGCTGCACCTAAAGCTGTTGTTTCTATCGTATGAGGGCGAATAACTGTTTGTGCTAGTACATCGGATTGGAATTGCATTAATAGATTGTTTCTAGATGCACCACCGTCAACACGAAGTTCTTTAAGACCGATACCTGCGTCTAAGATCATGGCATTAATTACGTCCATAGATTGATAAGCTATACCTTCAAGGGCTGCTCTAGCAATATGTGCTGCTGTAGTACCTCTGGATAATCCAACAATAGTACCACGAGCATATTGATCCCAATATGGAGCGCCTAAACCTGTTAATGCAGGAACAAAGTATACATCTCCACAATCAGGTACTTTACGTGCCAATTCTTCTATTTCTGATGAAGATTTAATGATTCCTAGACCATCACGAAGCCATTGAACAATTGCCCCTCCCATGAAAATACTACCTTCCAATGCATA is part of the Bacteroides coprosuis DSM 18011 genome and harbors:
- a CDS encoding phosphate acetyltransferase (COGs: COG0280 Phosphotransacetylase~InterPro IPR002505:IPR004614~KEGG: bfs:BF0423 putative phosphate acetyltransferase~PFAM: Phosphate acetyl/butaryl transferase~PRIAM: Phosphate acetyltransferase~SPTR: Phosphate acetyltransferase;~TIGRFAM: Phosphate acetyltransferase~IMG reference gene:2504106239~PFAM: Phosphate acetyl/butaryl transferase~TIGRFAM: phosphate acetyltransferase) — encoded protein: MSLINEIVKRAQAKRQRIVLPEGTEERTLKAANQVITDGIADLILLGDSDEIHALSKKWGLGNIDKATIIDPKNSPKKEEYAQLLCELRKKKGMTIEEAREKVLDPLYYGCLMIKNGDADGQLAGARNTTGNVLRPALQIIKTAPGISTVSGAMLLLTKAPDYGKNGLLLMSDVAVTPDPTAEQLAEIAITTAETAKVVGCIDEPKVALLSFSTKGSAKSEAVDKVVEAVKLAKAKAPHIQLDGELQADAALVPSIGESKAPGSIIAGHANVLIAPNLEVGNISYKLVQRLGNAEAVGPILQGIASPVNDLSRGCSISDIYTMVAITANQAIAANNKK
- a CDS encoding Acetate kinase (COGs: COG0282 Acetate kinase~HAMAP: Acetate kinase~InterPro IPR004372:IPR000890~KEGG: bvu:BVU_0524 acetate kinase~PFAM: Acetate/butyrate kinase~PRIAM: Acetate kinase~SPTR: Acetate kinase;~TIGRFAM: Acetate kinase~IMG reference gene:2504106240~PFAM: Acetokinase family~TIGRFAM: acetate kinase), which gives rise to MKILVLNCGSSSIKYKLFDMSNASVAAQGGIEKIGLPGSFLKFTLPSGEKVVLEKAIPEHTIGIEFILETLVGKEYGCISSLDEIKAVGHRIVHGGEKFNQSVIINDEVIRQVEQCSDLAPLHNPANLKGVATISKLLPKISQVGVFDTAFHQSMPRHAFMYALPYEYYKKYSVRRYGFHGTSHRYVSMRAIETLGLDPKNNKIITCHIGNGGSITAVLNGKSVDTSMGLTPVEGLMMGTRSGDIDAGALTFLMDKENLDSAGVSSLVNKKSGILGISGVSSDMREIDAAADSGNDRAILGKEMYFYRIKKYIGAYAAALGGVDAIIFTGGVGENSPECRAIACDGLQFIGVELDAEKNKVRGDEKIISSDNSRVKVAVIPTDEEYMIAFDTKTLLNL
- a CDS encoding hypothetical protein (KEGG: zpr:ZPR_0769 hypothetical protein~SPTR: Putative uncharacterized protein;~IMG reference gene:2504106241), which translates into the protein MKTKYCFLTLLLALFCIPGFSQELTDAPIDFSLQVKNMHLLRGQQVTNAALADVDIHVFDKNKMFKAGLWGAASFNGVYREFDYYVSFEKAGFSIALWDIYNFSTNETGWNHDKVFNYSARETGHFLDLAVAYQFQGKFPLKISWATVLFGRDRGGFDLNTKNRYSTYVSLDCPVLRHHVVNLDFGIAGAFALDKYSGTKANFYGDTAGIVNVNMTASKVLNIGKFKLPVSAMAMWNPMQNIANIQVAFDLF
- a CDS encoding major intrinsic protein (COGs: COG0580 Glycerol uptake facilitator and related permease (Major Intrinsic Protein Family)~InterPro IPR000425~KEGG: jde:Jden_0486 major intrinsic protein~PFAM: Major intrinsic protein~SPTR: Putative glycerol uptake facilitator;~IMG reference gene:2504106242~PFAM: Major intrinsic protein~TIGRFAM: MIP family channel proteins), encoding MDSRFILEFFGTAMLILLGDGVVANNLLKGTKGQNAGWIVVTFAWGLAVFVGAYVAGDSGGHLNPVVTLGLYMAGLFDGTISTVIGYTIAQLLGGFLGACLVYLVYKPHFDKEESADKKLWVFCTAPEIRSPFYNCVAEAIGTYVLIMGIYLAGGAKIAGPFPVAMVIVVIGMSLGGPTGYAINPARDLPPRIAHALLPIKGKRDSDWGYAWVPIVGPIIGTLLAVGTYMLFTNYAII